The genomic DNA GCGACATGGCGACCTCGAAGATCGCACCGTTCTCCGGCGGCGAGAAAGCACGCCTCGCGCTCGCACTGATCATCTGGCAAAAGCCCAACCTGCTGCTGCTCGACGAGCCGACCAATCACCTCGACCTCGAAACCCGTCACGCGCTGACGATGGCGCTCGCGCAATTCGAAGGCACGCTGATCCTGGTATCGCACGACCGCCATCTGCTGCGCGCGACGACCGATCAGTTCATGCTCGTCGCCAAACATCGTCTGCAGGAATTCGACGGCGATCTCGACGACTATCGCGACTGGCTGCTTCAGCATGCGGCCGAACAGCGCGCGGCGCTGAAGGCGAATGCTTCCGGCATGGCGGACGCCGCGTCCAACGGAGCGGCAAGCGGCGAGCTCAACGTCAATCGCAAGGAGCAGCGCCGCCTCGAAGCGGAAACGCGGCAGAAGCTCGCGCATCTGAAGAAGCCGCTGCAAGGCCGCATCGCGAAGATCGAAAAGGAAATGGACGCGCTCAACGCGGAGAAGACGACTCTGGACGCATTCGTCGCCGATCCCGCGAGCTACGAGCCAGAACAGAAAAGCAGGCTGACGGAGGCGATCCGCCGTCAGGCAGACGTGAACGCGCGCCTCGATACGCTCGAAGCCGAATGGCTCGAGACGCACGAGGAACTCGAACAGATCGGCTAGCGGCACGCAACAGTCGGGCCGCGCCGGCATCCACGGGAGCTTGGCTTTGTCATTCGCGAACTCATCGTCCGGGTCATCGGCCCCAGCATCCGCATCCGCATCCGCATCCGCAACTGCAACGGCAACGGCAACGGAAGCGCCGCCGCCGTTGCAAGGACTGCGGGTGCTCGACCTTACGCGCCTGCTGCCGGGTCCGGTGGCAGCGCTGCGCCTCGCCGAGCTCGGCGCCGATGTGCTGAAGATCGAAGCGCCCGGCGTGGGCGACCCGACGCGCACGATGATGCAGTCGTCGAGCGATCGCGTCGCGGGGCGGCCCGGCGCGTTCTACCGGATGGTCAATCGCGGCAAGCGCGAGACGCGCCTCGACCTCAAATCCGATGCGGGACGCCACGTGCTGCGCGCGCTGGCGGCGGAAGCCGACGTGCTGATCGAGAGCTTCCGGCCCGGCGTGATGGAGCGGCTCGGCCTCGATTACGCGACACTCAGCGCAGCCAATCCGCGCCTCGTCTATTGCGCGATCAGCGGATATGGCGCGAGCGGTCCGTTCGCGGATCATGCGGGCCACGATCTGAACTACATCGGCTATGCGGGCGTGCTCGATCAACTGGCGAGCCGCGACGGCGCGCCGATCCTGCCGAACTTCCAGATCGCCGATCTGCTCGGCGGCGCATTGAGCGCGGTCACGCAGATTCTCGCTGCGCTCTGGCACGTCGCGCGTGGCGGCGCAGGCCGCTTCGTCGATGTGTCGATGACGCACACGAGCTATGCGCACAATTTCGTCGCACAAGTCTCGCTGATCAACGAAGGGAAAGCGCCCGCCGCGGGCAACGGTCTGCTGAACGGCGGCGTGCCCTGCTACAACCTGTATCGCACGAGCGATCAGCGCTGGCTCGCGGTCGGCGCGCTCGAACTAAAGTTCTGGGAAACGTTGTGCATGGCGCTCGATCGGCCCGAATGGGCGACGCGTCACTGGAGCCTCGGTCAGGCGATCAGTGGTCCCGATGCGTTGTCGCTCATTCAGGAACTCGCCGATGTGATTGCGACGCGCACGCTCGGCGAATGGATGGCGTTGCTGGAGTCGCTCGACTGCTGCGTGTCGCCGGTGCTGACGCCGGCTGAAGCGGCTCAACATCCGCTGTTCAATCCGCACGCGTATGCGGCGATGGCCGCGAGCGCCGCCGAAGCGGAGGACGACAGCGAAGGGGCCTAACGCGCGCGACGAAGCCGTGGAGCGGGAGCGTCGGGCATCAAGACCCTGGGCATTGAAAAACGCGCCTGCGTCAACGCCGCGTCACCGTCTGCCTCGGCAGCGTTTGACGTGGCGATTTCTCGTCGTCGTACAGCAGGTGTTTGCGGCCTTCCACATGACGGCTGATCGTGGCGCGCACTTCGGCGGCCGTCACGTCTTCGGCCACCACCCGCCGCGAGATCTGCCCCGCAGTGTCGATCCACTCGACGATCCGGCAAGCGCCGCCCCACGGCTGATGAATCGGTGCGGAGACCCGGCACCCGCGCACGTGGATGTGATGCTCGGCGGCGGTTTCATTTGACTGTTTCAAAGCGCGATCCTTTTTCGGGCATCAGAAGGGATGCATATCGTTACAGCTTAGGAAAATGGCATGGCGACCGGGTTACAGCCAATATGGAGATATTTACCGGGCATTACGGAACAGCCTGCGTACAAAGTACTGGCGAGCCGTCCCGGAGGCCCGTCTATTCGAGCGTGCGGACGCGATCGATGGCCTGTTCGATGCGCTCGACCGCAACGACCTGTAAGCCTTCGATGGGCTGTTTCGGTACATTGGCCTTCGGAATCACCGCGACCGAGAAGCCCAGCTTGGCCGCCTCCTTAAGCCGCTCCTGGCCACGCGGCGACGGCCGGATCTCGCCGGCAAGACCCACTTCGCCGAACACGACCAATCCCTTCGGCAGCGGCTTGTTGCGCATCGACGAATGAATCGCGAGCAGCACGGAGAGGTCGGCGGCGGGCTCGGAGATCTTCACGCCGCCCACCGCGTTCAGGAACACGTCCTGATCGAAACAGGCGATGCCCGCATGCCGATGCAGCACCGCGAGCAGCATCGCGAGCCGGTTCTGTTCGAGGCCGACTGCGAGGCGTCGCGGATTCGGCGCATTGGCCGCATCGACGAGCGCCTGCACTTCGACGAGCAGTGGCCGCGTGCCCTCCTGCGTGACGAGCACGCATGAGCCCGGCACCGACTGCTCGTGCTGCGACAGGAACAACGCAGACGGATTCGCGACGCCGCGCAGGCCGCGCTCGGTCATCGCGAACACGCCCAGTTCGTTGACCGCGCCGAAGCGGTTCTTGATCGCGCGCACGAGGCGAAACGACGAGTGCGTATCGCCCTCGAAATACAGCACCGTATCGACGATATGTTCGAGTACGCGCGGGCCCGCGAGCGCGCCCTCTTTCGTCACGTGGCCGACCATGATGATCGTCGTGCCCGACTGCTTGGCGATGCGCGTGAGTTGCGCCGCGCACTCGCGCACCTGCGCGACCGAGCCCGGTGCGGATGTCAAAGCATCCGAATAGACAGTCTGGATCGAATCGATCACGGCGACCTCGGGCCGTTGCTCGGCGATCGTCGCCTGAATTTTTTCGAGCTGGATTTCCGCCAGCAATTGCAGCTCGCTCGCCTTCGAGCCGGGTTCGAGCAGCGCCAGCCGTTGCGCACGCAACGCGATCTGCGCGCCCGATTCTTCGCCGCTGATATAGAGCGCGCGTTTGTCCGCGGCGATTTCCGCGAGCGACTGCAGCAGCAGCGTCGATTTACCGATGCCCGGATCGCCGCCGATCAGCACCACGCCACCCGGCACGAGACCACCGCCGAGCACGCGATCGAATTCGCTGACGCCGGTGGAAAAGCGCGGCACGTCCGATGCTTCGATGTCGGCGAGGCGCCGCACCGGCGTGCTCTTCGCGAGCGACTGGAAACGGTGCGTGGACGGCGCCTCGGCGACCGATTCGACCAGTGTGTTCCACGCCTGACAGGACGGGCATTGCCCGGACCACTTCGGCGACTGCCCGCCGCATTCGCCGCAGATGTACAACGTCTTCGGTTTCGCCACGCGTTACTCCGCGCGAACCGGCACACGCGGCGCGACCGCGCACATCAGCTCGTAGCCGATCGTGCCGCAGATCTGCGCGACGTCGTCGATGGGCAGCGCGGTGCCCCACAATTCGACGCGCGAGCCGACGTTGGCGGTCGGCACCGGCGTCAGGTCGACGGTCAGCATGTCCATCGACACGCGGCCCACGATCCGCGTGCGCACGCCATCGACGATCACCGGCGTACCTTCCGGCGCGACGCGCGGATAGCCGTCCGCGTAACCGCATGCCACCACGCCGATGCGCATCGGCCCGCGCGCGGTGAACGTCGAACCGTAGCCCACCGAGCTGCCTTCGCTGAGCGTTTGCACGGCGATCAGTTCCGACGCGAGTGTCATCGCGGGCTGCAGGCCCGTGTCTTCGATCGCGGCCGTCACGCCGGACGGCGACGCGCCATACAGCATAATGCCCGGGCGCACCCAGTCGAAATGCGCCTCCGGATGCCACAGCGTCGCGGCCGAATTCGAGAGACTGCGCGCACCGGCGATGCCCTGCGCGCCGCGTTCGAACGCTTCCAACTGATGCGCGACGCCGCGTTCGCCATCGGCATCGGAAAAATGCGTCATCAACGTAATCTGGCCGACGCCCTGGCAGGCGCGCGCACGCTCCCACGCAGCGCGGAATTTTTCGACCGTGTAGCCGAGCCGGTTCATGCCGGTGTTCATCTTCAACTGGATGTTGACCGGTTTCGACAGACGCGCCATTTCGAGCATGCGCAGTTGCTCATCCGAATGCAGCGCCGTGGTCAAACTGTAGCGGTCGATCACGTCGATATCGGTCGGGCGAAAAAAACCCTCCAGCAGAAGAATCGGGCCCGCCCAGCCCAATTCACGCAACTTCACCGCTTCTTCGAGGTCCAGCAATCCAAAGCCGTCGGTCGCGCGCAAACCCGGGAACGCGCGCGCGAGGCCATGCCCATATGCATTGGCCTTGACAACGGCCCAGATCTTCGATTTCGGCGCATAGCGCCGCGCGACAGCAAGGTTATTGGCGAGAGCGGCGGTATGAATCGTGGCGGAAAGGGGGCGCGGCATGAGATTTTTTCGTAAAGACACTTGCGAATCAGCGGCTTACAGGGCGTTTTCAGCGCTCGGCGGCCCGCTGGGCGGTGCGATCAAGGATTCTGCTAGTCTGAATCCACCTATTTTCATGATATAAAGCCGTGCGCACAACCCATTTCGATCGGCATAAGCCCGGACGCCTTGCAAACGGCCGGGGCGGACAGACCGCAGCGAGGACAGCATCGCATCAGATGAAAAAAGGTTTTTACACCATCATGGCCGCGCAGTTTTTTTCGTCGCTGGCCGACAATGCGCTTCTGATCGCTGCTATCGCACTGCTGAAAGATCTTCACGCTCCGAACTGGATGACGCCGCTGCTCAAGCTGTTTTTTGTGCTGTCGTACGTCGTTCTTGCCGCCTTCGTCGGAGCATTCGCCGACTCCCGTCCGAAAGGACGCGTGATGTTCATCACCAACACGATCAAGGTGGTCGGTTGCGTGACGATGTTGAGCGGTGCGCATCCACTGATTGCGTACGGCATCGTCGGCTTCGGCGCGGCGGCGTACTCGCCCGCCAAATACGGCATTCTCACCGAACTGTTACCACCTGACCGGCTCGTCGCCGCGAACGGCTGGATCGAAGGCACCACCGTCGGCTCGATCATTCTCGGCACGGTGCTCGGCGGCGCGTTGATCAGCCCGCATATCGCCGCGCCGATTCTCAGATGGCATGTCCCCACCGTGAACACGCCCGCGGAAGCCGCGATGCTCGTGATCATGGGCATTTACGTGATCGCCGCGCTGTTCAATCTGCGCATTCCCGATACCGGCGCGCGCTATCCGAGACAGGAGCACGGGCCGATCCGCCTGATCACCGATTTCGCCGACTGCTTCCTCGTGCTGTGGCGCGACAAGCTCGGGCAGATTTCGCTCGCCGTGACGACGCTGTTCTGGGGCGCGGGCGCAACGTTGCAATTCATCGTGCTCAAGTGGGCCGAGGTGTCGCTGAACATGTCGCTGTCCGAGGCGGCGATCCTGCAGGCGGTGGTCGCGGTCGGCGTCGCGGGCGGCGCGATTTTCGCGGCCTCGCGCGTGCCGTTGAAGAAGTCTCTGTCGGTATTGCCGGTCGGCATCATGATGGGCATCTCCGTGATGCTGATGGCGTTCTACACGCGCGATCTGTTTCCCCCACACTGGGGCGTCCATTTCGGCCGCATGTACGTGCCGGGCTATCTGATCTTCGCGTATATCTTCCTGATGTTCGTGGGCGGCCTGTCGGGCTTTTTCGTCGTGCCGATGAATGCGCTGCTGCAGCATCGCGGGCATGTGCTGCTGTCGGCGGGCCATTCGATCGCCGTGCAGAACTTCAACGAGAATCTGTCCGTGCTCGTGATGCTGTGCCTGTATGCGGTGCTCGTGTGGCTCGACGTGCCGGTCACCGTGGTGATCGTGCTATTCGGTACCTTCGTGTGCGTGATGATGTGGCTCGTGATGCGGCGCCATCAGGCGAACCAGCGCGCGTTCGACTCGGTCGCGCTGATCGGCGAAGCCAAGCACTGATGAGCCGCACCGGGCCGGCCGCGAGGCACCCGGGCGCGCCCTCCTTCTTCCTCGCTTGACCATGACTCAACCGATTCCCAATGTGCTGACGATCGCCGGTTCCGATTCCGGCGGCGGCGCCGGCATCCAGGCTGACCTGAAGGCCTTCTCCGCGCTCGGCGCCTATGGCGCGAGTGTGATTACCGCACTGACTGCGCAGAACACCCGCGGCGTCACCGCGATTCATGCACCGGACCCGAGCTTCATCACCGCTCAACTCGACGCGGTGTTCGACGACATCCGCATCGACGCGGTGAAGATCGGCATGCTCGCGAATGCGCCGATCG from Paraburkholderia sp. HP33-1 includes the following:
- a CDS encoding CaiB/BaiF CoA transferase family protein, which produces MQGLRVLDLTRLLPGPVAALRLAELGADVLKIEAPGVGDPTRTMMQSSSDRVAGRPGAFYRMVNRGKRETRLDLKSDAGRHVLRALAAEADVLIESFRPGVMERLGLDYATLSAANPRLVYCAISGYGASGPFADHAGHDLNYIGYAGVLDQLASRDGAPILPNFQIADLLGGALSAVTQILAALWHVARGGAGRFVDVSMTHTSYAHNFVAQVSLINEGKAPAAGNGLLNGGVPCYNLYRTSDQRWLAVGALELKFWETLCMALDRPEWATRHWSLGQAISGPDALSLIQELADVIATRTLGEWMALLESLDCCVSPVLTPAEAAQHPLFNPHAYAAMAASAAEAEDDSEGA
- the alr gene encoding alanine racemase, whose product is MPRPLSATIHTAALANNLAVARRYAPKSKIWAVVKANAYGHGLARAFPGLRATDGFGLLDLEEAVKLRELGWAGPILLLEGFFRPTDIDVIDRYSLTTALHSDEQLRMLEMARLSKPVNIQLKMNTGMNRLGYTVEKFRAAWERARACQGVGQITLMTHFSDADGERGVAHQLEAFERGAQGIAGARSLSNSAATLWHPEAHFDWVRPGIMLYGASPSGVTAAIEDTGLQPAMTLASELIAVQTLSEGSSVGYGSTFTARGPMRIGVVACGYADGYPRVAPEGTPVIVDGVRTRIVGRVSMDMLTVDLTPVPTANVGSRVELWGTALPIDDVAQICGTIGYELMCAVAPRVPVRAE
- the radA gene encoding DNA repair protein RadA; the protein is MAKPKTLYICGECGGQSPKWSGQCPSCQAWNTLVESVAEAPSTHRFQSLAKSTPVRRLADIEASDVPRFSTGVSEFDRVLGGGLVPGGVVLIGGDPGIGKSTLLLQSLAEIAADKRALYISGEESGAQIALRAQRLALLEPGSKASELQLLAEIQLEKIQATIAEQRPEVAVIDSIQTVYSDALTSAPGSVAQVRECAAQLTRIAKQSGTTIIMVGHVTKEGALAGPRVLEHIVDTVLYFEGDTHSSFRLVRAIKNRFGAVNELGVFAMTERGLRGVANPSALFLSQHEQSVPGSCVLVTQEGTRPLLVEVQALVDAANAPNPRRLAVGLEQNRLAMLLAVLHRHAGIACFDQDVFLNAVGGVKISEPAADLSVLLAIHSSMRNKPLPKGLVVFGEVGLAGEIRPSPRGQERLKEAAKLGFSVAVIPKANVPKQPIEGLQVVAVERIEQAIDRVRTLE
- a CDS encoding DUF2866 domain-containing protein; protein product: MKQSNETAAEHHIHVRGCRVSAPIHQPWGGACRIVEWIDTAGQISRRVVAEDVTAAEVRATISRHVEGRKHLLYDDEKSPRQTLPRQTVTRR
- the lplT gene encoding lysophospholipid transporter LplT encodes the protein MKKGFYTIMAAQFFSSLADNALLIAAIALLKDLHAPNWMTPLLKLFFVLSYVVLAAFVGAFADSRPKGRVMFITNTIKVVGCVTMLSGAHPLIAYGIVGFGAAAYSPAKYGILTELLPPDRLVAANGWIEGTTVGSIILGTVLGGALISPHIAAPILRWHVPTVNTPAEAAMLVIMGIYVIAALFNLRIPDTGARYPRQEHGPIRLITDFADCFLVLWRDKLGQISLAVTTLFWGAGATLQFIVLKWAEVSLNMSLSEAAILQAVVAVGVAGGAIFAASRVPLKKSLSVLPVGIMMGISVMLMAFYTRDLFPPHWGVHFGRMYVPGYLIFAYIFLMFVGGLSGFFVVPMNALLQHRGHVLLSAGHSIAVQNFNENLSVLVMLCLYAVLVWLDVPVTVVIVLFGTFVCVMMWLVMRRHQANQRAFDSVALIGEAKH